In Paenibacillus sp. 1781tsa1, one DNA window encodes the following:
- a CDS encoding AraC family transcriptional regulator has product MHVKEHIFLPKPIFPRHVCFPDFIGGYSDFPKHRVHREYGTTEINLDQCYNLHLVLSGKGFLDTGTTRYELMQGQGFLYGPGLRQTYYSDSDEPWSIRWIHFYGVRLEELLNGKGVDEPWLFQCSNFPMVTALMDRLLELGRGYQVEDEHSVAATLYELLTRLQSAASQINVSLNHTSERIREAGNYIRSHSNEHITLDHAAGIAGYSTTYFSRKFSQTFGISFPEFLLESRLLHAKQLLATTNLSIKQITLETGFSQSSYFIRCFKTQENVTPMQFRMIHNHSL; this is encoded by the coding sequence ATGCACGTGAAAGAACATATCTTTCTTCCCAAGCCGATTTTCCCCAGACATGTATGCTTTCCCGATTTTATTGGAGGGTACAGTGACTTTCCGAAGCATCGTGTGCATCGAGAATATGGCACCACTGAAATTAACTTGGATCAATGCTACAATCTGCACCTTGTACTCAGCGGCAAAGGATTCCTTGATACTGGAACCACACGATATGAGTTAATGCAAGGGCAGGGATTCCTCTATGGTCCCGGTCTCAGACAAACCTACTACTCCGATTCGGATGAACCTTGGAGTATTCGTTGGATTCATTTCTACGGCGTTCGTCTCGAAGAACTGTTAAATGGAAAAGGCGTTGACGAGCCATGGCTGTTTCAATGTTCCAACTTCCCCATGGTTACTGCGCTCATGGATCGATTACTGGAGCTCGGAAGAGGCTATCAAGTGGAAGACGAACACAGTGTGGCAGCTACTCTATATGAGCTTCTGACCCGATTGCAATCCGCAGCGAGCCAAATCAATGTTTCGCTCAATCACACTTCAGAGCGAATTCGTGAAGCTGGGAATTATATTCGTTCCCATAGTAACGAGCACATCACACTTGACCACGCTGCCGGGATTGCCGGATACAGCACAACATACTTTAGCCGCAAGTTCAGTCAAACGTTTGGCATCTCCTTCCCGGAATTCCTCTTGGAATCCAGGCTACTCCATGCGAAGCAGCTGCTCGCGACAACGAACCTTTCCATTAAACAAATTACGCTGGAAACGGGGTTCTCTCAGTCAAGCTACTTCATCCGATGTTTTAAAACCCAGGAAAACGTAACACCCATGCAATTTCGAATGATACACAATCATTCGTTATAG
- the rpsN gene encoding 30S ribosomal protein S14 has translation MAKKSKVVREKQRQGIVAKYADLRRELKEKGDYEALQKLPRNASPTRLKNRCEVTARPRGYLRKFKVSRIKFRELAHQGQIPGVTKSSW, from the coding sequence ATGGCTAAAAAATCTAAAGTGGTACGTGAGAAGCAACGTCAGGGGATCGTGGCAAAATATGCGGACCTGCGCCGGGAACTGAAGGAAAAAGGGGATTATGAAGCATTGCAGAAATTGCCGCGGAATGCATCTCCAACTCGTTTGAAGAACCGTTGTGAAGTGACAGCCCGCCCGCGGGGTTATCTACGCAAGTTCAAGGTATCTCGGATTAAGTTCAGAGAACTGGCTCATCAAGGGCAGATTCCTGGCGTAACAAAATCCAGTTGGTAA
- a CDS encoding GTP-binding protein yields MTQKQVPVTVLSGYLGSGKTTVLNHVLNNRQGLKVAVIVNDMSEVNIDAALVKGEATLSRTEEKLVELSNGCICCTLRDDLMQEIEKLVNEGKYDYILIESTGISEPVPVAQTFTYADEESGIDLTRLARLDCLVTVVDANRFWHDFGSGQSLLDRNQATGDEDTRDVVDLLIDQIETCDVLLLNKCDLVDETELNKLEGIIRKLQPNAKIIRTENGQVNPSEILNTGRFDFEKVSMSAGWIQELEKESHTPETEEYGIASFVYRRRKPFHPSRLAEFMSYWPEEVVRAKGLVWLAAKGDVAASLSQAGPSIQFGPAGHWVAALPEADKEEILRNEPDVLEKWDAQWGDRQTELVMIGIDMERASIEDELDQCLLSDEEMLGDWGHFDNPLPWPVEAV; encoded by the coding sequence ATGACACAAAAGCAAGTACCGGTAACTGTACTAAGTGGTTACCTCGGTTCAGGGAAAACAACCGTTTTAAATCACGTGTTGAACAACAGACAAGGGCTTAAGGTTGCCGTGATCGTCAACGACATGAGTGAAGTCAATATTGATGCTGCGCTGGTTAAGGGGGAGGCAACCTTGTCTCGAACTGAAGAAAAATTGGTGGAGTTATCCAACGGCTGTATCTGCTGCACCTTACGGGATGATCTAATGCAAGAGATTGAGAAGCTGGTGAACGAAGGCAAGTATGACTATATTTTGATCGAATCCACTGGTATCAGTGAACCAGTGCCAGTTGCACAGACCTTTACATACGCCGATGAGGAGTCGGGTATTGACCTGACTCGCCTGGCCCGATTGGATTGTTTGGTAACGGTGGTGGATGCCAATCGTTTCTGGCATGATTTTGGATCAGGCCAGAGTCTTCTGGATCGTAACCAAGCGACTGGGGATGAGGACACTCGTGACGTCGTAGACTTGTTGATTGATCAGATTGAGACGTGTGATGTGTTGTTGCTGAACAAATGTGATCTGGTCGATGAAACCGAGCTGAACAAGCTTGAAGGCATCATTCGCAAGTTACAGCCTAATGCCAAAATCATTCGCACCGAGAATGGGCAGGTGAATCCGTCTGAGATTCTGAATACAGGCCGTTTTGATTTTGAGAAGGTGAGCATGTCCGCTGGATGGATTCAGGAGCTGGAGAAGGAGTCGCATACACCGGAAACCGAGGAATACGGCATTGCTTCCTTCGTTTATCGCCGCAGAAAGCCATTCCACCCCTCCCGTCTGGCAGAATTCATGAGTTACTGGCCGGAAGAAGTGGTACGTGCCAAAGGCTTGGTATGGCTCGCCGCCAAAGGAGATGTTGCTGCAAGCCTGAGTCAGGCAGGACCATCCATTCAATTTGGCCCTGCGGGACATTGGGTCGCGGCTTTGCCGGAAGCGGATAAGGAAGAAATTTTACGTAACGAGCCGGATGTTCTGGAGAAATGGGATGCTCAGTGGGGAGATCGCCAGACGGAGCTTGTCATGATCGGAATCGACATGGAACGTGCGAGCATTGAAGATGAGCTGGACCAGTGCCTGCTCAGTGATGAAGAAATGCTGGGCGACTGGGGCCATTTTGATAATCCACTGCCATGGCCTGTGGAAGCCGTATAA